The Nitrospirota bacterium genome includes the window ACAATCGCCTGATCATCGGGGTCGTCGCTCAGGCCGCTGATGAACGATTTGTCTATCTTGATCCTCCGGATGGGCAGCCGCTTCAGGTAGCTCAGCGACGAATAGCCGGTGCCGAAATCATCGATCGAGAGCCCGATGCCCCTGCTGCTCAGGTTGGCCAGGTGGGGGATGGTGATATCGATATGCTGCATCGCGATACTTTCCGTCACCTCGATCTCGAGGCACTCGGGACGCAGCCCCGTCTCCTCCAGGGTCCGCGAAACCACCTCGACGAGATCGGCCTGCTGGAACTGCCGGGCGGAGAGGTTCACCGTCACGCAGAGCTCCCGGTATCCTGCATCCTGCCACTGTTTATTCTGCGCACAGGCGGTGCGCAGCACCCATTCATCGATCGAAACGACGAGCCCCGTCTCTTCGGCAAGGGGAAGGAACTGGAACGGCTGGAGCATCCCGAGCTCGGGATGCCGCCACCGGACGAGCGCCTCGACGCAGGTAATGCCGGGGCGTTTCAGATCGATCTGGGGCTGGTAGTGGAGCTCCAGCTGTCCCTTCTTGAGGGTCTGCCGCAGGCTCTGCTCGAGGATCATCAGCTCGAGGGTCCGCAGGTTCATGGCAGGACTGTAGAACCGGTAGTTGTTCCTCCCCTGCTCCTTCACATGGTACATCGCGACATCGGCGTTCTTCAGCAGCATCTCGGGATACTCGCTGTCATCCGGGTACATGCTTATGCCGATGCTGGCGGTAATATGAAACTCGTGCCCGTCGAAGTGGTAGGACTGATCGAGGATCATCCGGAGCTCCTGCGCAATCCTGGCCGCGCTGTCGGTATCCGCGATATCGGGCAGCACGATGGCGAACTCATCGCCGCCGATGCGGGCGATCGTATCGGACGCCCGCAGGCAGTTCCTCAGCCGTGAAGCGACCTCCCTGAGGAGCCGGTCGCCGGCAGCATGGCCGAGAGAATCATTGATATTTTTAAAACGGTCGAGGTCGAGGAAGAGGACCGCAAGCTTGGCGCGATGGCGGCGCGCCTGGGCGATCTCGAGGGAAAGGCGGTCCATGAAGAGCGTTCTGTTCGCTACGCCGGTCAGGAGATCGTGATAGGCCTGGTACCTGATCGTCTCTTCGGCCTGCTTCCGTTCGGTGATATCGGTGATCATGCCGAGGGCCCCTGCATACGCTCCCTCCTTGTCGAAGAGGGAATTCGTCGAGACGATGGCCCAGAGCGCCGAGCCGTCCTTTCGCCGGAACCGGAAATCGTGCTGCTCGGCAATGCCGTCCCTGCGGCGCGCGAGGTTCAGTTCCGCTTCCTGCCGGACCTCCTCATCCATGAAGTCGAAGAGCGGCCGCCCCAGCATCTCCTCTGCGGCATAGCCGAGCATTTCGGTCATATGCCGGTTGACATAGGTTGTGAGGCCCTGCGCATCGACGATCCAGACTCCTTCGTTCGCTGTATCGATGAGCTGGCGGTAGCGGGCCTCGCTCTCCCTGAGCGCCTCCTCGACCCTGCTCCGTTCGGCTATTTCGGTCTGGAGGCGCTTGTTGGCGAGCTTAAGGTCCGCGGTGCGCTCCTGCACCATATGCTCGAGCCCGTCGCGGTGGCGCCTCAGCTCCTCCTCGGCCTTTTTCCGTTCGAGGACCTCGGCGTGCAGCGCCGTGTTCATGGCATCCGTATGCGCTTTGGCCTCGCTCAGGTACGCAACGAGGTCCCTGTTCTCGAATCTGAGCGCAAGCGACTCGGCATAGATCGTATGGTTCTGCCGCGCCGTCATGAAGATCAGGACTCCATAGAGCAGGACCATGGCCGCCATGGCGAGATGGAACTCATCGCCGATCAGGATGAACCGGGCGGTGAGCGGTGCCAACGCGGGGATGCTATAGGCGAGGAAGGCCGCATTCACTGCCGAATATGCCGCTGCCGCTCCGGCTACCATGCCGCCGAGTACAAAGGCGAGAAAGACCTGGTGCGCTGTCGAGCCCTCGTTGAACAGCAGGATGCCTGCAGCTCCCCAGACCGTTCCCGAGAGCCCGATGCCGATGACGAAGCTCCTCCCCCACTGCGGCGCCCTGTCCGGAGTGACGGCATGTCTCCTGGACTTCCTGAGCAGAACGAACCTGGCGAGGGTAACGGCGAGGAGCGCCCCGAGCCAGAGGAGTATCCTGGCCGCGGGAACAACACCCCAGAGGATGAGGGCGACGATCGAGCCGTTGATCACCGTGGCGACCAACCCCACCGGCGCCAGACGGTAGAGCTGAGCGACCTGCTCGTCGCGCATATATTCATCCCGGGCGGACAGCCCTGCCGCAGGTCCCATTCCTCTCCCCCGCATGGTTAATGGATTATCCGGACTACCTCAATTGTAACAAATGCCGTGGCCGCATAAAAGGCGGCAACCAACAGTAACAGAAAAGCCGGTATCCCGCGGGATACCGGCTCGAGCCCGGAACAGGGCGCGTGCGCTGTCGGTTACGAGGCGATAACGATCGAGGGCATGATGCCGATCGCGAACACCATGATGACCGTGATCAGGATGGCGAGCCCGAGCATCGGCGACGGGCTGATCGTCATCTCCCCGACCACGTCCTTCATGTACATATTGCGGACGATCCTGAGATAGTAGTAGGCGGAGATGGCGCTGAAGATGACCGCCACGACCGCGAGCCACACGTATCCCGCACCGATGAGTGCCATGAAGATGTTGAACTTTCCGATAAAGCCTGCTGTCGGCGGAATGCCGGTGAGCGAGAACATGAAGACCAGCATCAGCGCGGCGACCAGGGGATGGCTCTTCGAGAGCCCTTCATAGTCCTTGATCTCGTCTCCCCGGTCGAGCAGGATGACGATGGCGAAGGCGCCTATATTCATGAAGGCATAGATCATCATGTAATTCATCATCGCCTGGCGCCCCTCCTCGCCGGCGATAATGCCGAGGAGCATGTAGCCCGCGTGCGCGATGGAGGAATAGGCGAGCATCCTCTTTATGTTGGTCTGCACGAGGGCGACGATATTCCCCACCGCCATGGTGGCGATGGCGATGCCGATGAGGATCGCGGTCCAGTCGGCCTGCAGGTGCTGGAAGGCGACGAAGAAGACCCTGCCGATGACCGCGAACCCCGCTGCCTTGGGCCCCACGGACATGAAGGCGGTGACCGAGGTGGGCGCGCCCTCGTACACATCGGGCGCCCACATATGGAACGGCACCGCGGCGATCTTGAACGAGAAGGCGACGGCGACCAGGATCATGCTGAAGAGCAGCAGCGGCGTCGCCTCCCCGCCCTGGAGCTGTGCTGCTATCCGGTAAAGATCGGTCGTCGTCGTCTGCCCGTAGAGCAGCGAAATGCCGTACAGCAGCATGGCCGACGAAAAGGCGCCGAGCAGAAAGTACTTGATGGCGGCCTCGTTGGATTTGGGGTCGTTCCGCTTGATGCCTGCCAGGATATAGGTGCTCAGCGCCATCAGCTCGAGGCCGAGATAGAGGATGATGAAGTCCTTGGCCGAGGCCATCAGCATCATTCCCGCAGTGGCGAAGAGCAGCAGGCTGTAGTATTCTCCATGTTCGACCCTCTCCCGCTGCAGGTACTTGAGCGATATGAAGATGGTCAGGACGAGGTTGATGAGGAAGATGACCTTGAAGTAGCTGCTGTAGCTGTCGCTGATGAACATGCCGCCGAAGGTCTCGCCGTAGCTCTGCGGGATGAAGTAGAGCGTCGCCGCCGCGGCAGCGACCCCGAGGAACGCCAGCACTCCCTTTTCCCTGAAGACGAGGTCGAAGAGCAGGAGCAGCAGCGCTGCCACGGTCATTATGATTTCCGGCAGTACCGGGGTCAGGTCGGGGAAGGGAATGGTCATTTGATCACCTCTATAATGTGCTGTGCTACAGCCGGCTGCCCCGCTGTGGAAATCCTCTGGATGAGGTTCTGGACCGAGGCATCCATGAAGCTGAGGAAGGTATTCGGATAAACGCCGATCCAGAGCACCAGGATGATGAGCGGTGCGAGTGTCGCGATCTCGCGGAAGTTGATATCCTTATGCTCCCGGACCGTCGGGCTCACCTCCATGAAAAAGACCCGCTGGTAGAGCCAGAGCATGTAGCCCGCGCCGATGATGATGCCGGTGGCGGCGAGGGCGCCCATGGCCTTCGATGCCGTGAATCCGCCGAGGAGGATCAGGATCTCGCCGACGAACCCGTTCGTCCCGGGCAGGCCGATCGACGAGAGCGTGAAGACCATGAAGAAGGCGGCATAGACCGGGAGCGCGGTCGCCACGCCGCCGTAATCCGCGATCTTCCTCGTATGGGTACGATCGTAGATCATCCCGACGCAGAGGAAGAGGCCGCCGGTGACGATGCCGTGGTTGATCATCTGGAGGATACCGCCCTGGAGCCCCTGCGTGTTGAGCGCGAAGAGACCGAGCGTCACGAAGCCCATGTGGCTGACCGAGCTGTAGGCGATGAGCCGTTTCAGATCGGTCTGGCCGAGGCAGATGATCGCGCCGTAGATGATGGCGATCACCGAGAGGATCATCATGACCGGCGACATCGCTTTCGTCGCCTCCGGCAGAATCGGCATGCTGAACCGCAGGAACCCGTAGGCGCCCATCTTGATGAGGATGCCCGCAAGGATCACGCTGCCCGCGGTCGGCGCCTCGGTATGGGCGTCGGGCAGCCAGGTATGCACCGGGAACATTGGGACCTTCACCGCAAAGGCGGCAAAGAAGGCCCAGAACAGGATGACCTGCAGGTTGAAGGGATAGGTGGTGGTCATCATCTTCAGGATATCGAAGGAGTTGCCCGTCTGAAGGTAGAGGACGATGATCCCAACGAGCATGAGGACGCTGCCCACCAGGGTATACAGGAAGAACTTGATCGCTGCGTAGACCCGGTTCGGCCCGCCCCACACGCCGATGAGGAGGAACATGGGGATCAGCATAGCCTCCCAGAAGATATAGAAGAGGAAGAGGTCGAGGCTGCAGAAGACGCCGATCATCGCGCCCTCGATGAGGAGCAGGGCCGCGTAGAACTCCTTCGCCCGGTCCTTGATACTGTTCCAGGAGACGGTGACGCAGAGGATGGTCAGGAGCGCCGAAAGCAGGACGAAGAGGACGCTGATGCCGTCTATGCCGAGGGCATAGCTGACGCCCCACGCGGGTATCCACTCATGGCGCTCGACGAACTGCATCTGCGCCGTGGTCTTGTCGAAGCCGCTGAAGAGCGGGAGGCTCAGGGCGAAGGTCGCTATGCTCAGGAACAGGGCGGTCCACTTGATCGCCGTCTCGCTGGTCCGCTTCAGGAGAAAGATCAGCAGCGCCCCTGCTAGGGGGAGAAAGATCAAGGTGCTCAGTATCGGGTAACTCATCATACCTCCTCGTTGGCCTCCTCTTACTGTCCGGCGGTTGCGATCAGCACCAGGGAAAGGATGAGAAAGAGCCCGATCGCCATCGAGACGGCATAGTGCTGGACATAGCCGGTCTGGAGCCTTCTCAGGCGCTCGCCGAAATTCCCGATAGCCCTGGGCACGCCGTTTACGATCCCTTCTATGATACCGCCGTCGGTGACGGCCATCAGTACATTGGTTGCGGCCCACCTGGTCGGCCTGACGATGATGAAGTCGTACAGCTCATCGATGTAGTACTTGTTCCACAACGTCGTGTATATTCCCCTGAAGCTCGCGGCGAGGGTCTTCGGAATCTCGGGCTTGAGCGCGTAGAAGACCCAGGCGAAGAAGATGCCGCCGAAGGCCGCTGCTATCGAGATGCCCACCACCATCAGCTCCTCCGCATGGGAGGCGTGGACATGAGGATGGCCGAGCACCGGCTCGAAGAAGTGGGCGATCCAGTTCCCGACGCCTATCGCCGAGCCGAACAGCTCGGGTATGCCGATCCAGCCCGACGCGATAGCGCCCACGGTCAGGATTATGAGCGGGACGGTCATCGTTGCCGGCGACTCATGGAGGTGGTGCTCCTGCTCGAGGGTCCCCCTGAACTTCCCGTGGAAGGCGAGGAAAATGATCCTGAAGCTGTAGAACGCGGTAATCGCGGCGACGAGAGAGCCGATCACCCAGACGATCCTGCCGACCGTGCCGCCGTTATAGGCGAGCCAGAGGATCTCGTCCTTGCTGAAGAAGCCCGCCAGGCCGGGCACCCCGGCGATGCTGAGCGAGGCGATGAGGAACGTCCAGTAGGTGACAGGCATATGTTTTTTCAGTCCGCCCATCTTCTGTATATCCAGCTCCCCTGCCATGGCGTGCATGACGCTGCCGGCGCCGAGGAAGAGCAGGGCCTTGAAGAAGGCATGGGTATAGAGATGGAAGATACCTGCGCCGAACGCGCCGACGCCGCAGGCGAGGAACATGTAGCCGAGCTGGCTCACGGTCGAGTAGGCGACGATACGCTTTATGTCGTTCTGCACCAGCGCTATCGTCGCTGCAAAGAGGCTCGTAATCGCCCCCGTGAGCGCGACGACGGCCATGGCGACTTCCGACATGCTGAAGAGCGGGTTGAACCGGGCGACCATGAAGACGCCGGCGGTGACCATGGTGGCAGCGTGGATCAGCGCGCTGACCGGCGTCGGGCCCTCCATGGCATCGGGCAGCCAGACATGGAGCGGGATCTGCGCCGATTTGCCGACCGCGCCGCAGAAGAGCAGGAGCGCTATCAGGGTGACGAGGTGAATCTCATACCCCAGCAGGCTGATCGTCTGGCCCTGCAGCGAGCCCACGTTCGCGAAGATATCGGCATAGTGAACGGTGCCCAGGGTGAGGAAGATCATGAAGACGCCGAGGCCGAAGCCGAAGTCGCCGAACCGGTTGACGATGAAGGCCTTCTTTCCCGCATCGGCAGCGCTCTTCTTTTCGTACCAGAAGCCGATGAGGAAGTAGGAGCAGAGCCCCACCGCCTCCCAGCCGAAGTAGAGCTGCAGCAGGTTGTTGCCCATGACGAGCATGAGCATCGAGAAGGTGAACAGGCTGAGATAGGAGAAGAAGCGGTAGTAGCCCGGATCGCCGTGCATGTAGCCTACCGAGTAGATATGGACCAGCAGGCTCACGCTCGTCACGACGATGAGCATGATGGCGGTCAGCTGGTCGATGAGGAACCCTACGGTAACCCTGAAGGTGCCGGAGACGATCCAGCTGTAGACATCCTGGTTGATGACCTGCCCGTTCACTACGCCGATGAAGGTCTTCACCGCGAGAACGAACGACCCGAGGACAGCGAGGATTGCGACCCAATGGGCCTTGTCCTTGATGATCCATCTGCCGAGGAGGATGTTGACGGCAAAGGCGGCGAGCGGCAGGAGCGGTATCAAAACATGCATATCCATGGGCTTACCCTCTCATCTCGGTGATTTCATCGGTGTGTATCGCCGCCCTGTTCTTGAAGAGCGCCACCAGGATCGCGAGCCCGATCGCCGCCTCGGCAGCAGCAACGGTGATAATGAAGAAGACCAGTATCTGGCCCCGCAGGTCCTGCAGGTAGTGGCTGAAGGCGACGAGGCTTATGTTCACCGAATTGAGCATCAGCTCGATGGACATAAGGACGATGATGATGTTCCGCCGGATCATGAACCCGACGACGCCGATGGTGAAGATGACGGCGCTCAGTGCGATATACCACTCCAAGGGTACCATATGTCCTCCTACGGAAATGAAGAGCTCGAAGAAAAAAGCGGGAAGTGAGAAGGTCCCTTTCTTATGACCACTCTTCCCTCACCTCTTCCTTCCTGTTTCCCGCTCCTTACTTGTTTTTTTGGCCAGCACGATCGCCCCGACGATAGCGATCAGCAGTATCAGCGAGGCGATCTCGAAGGGGAAGAGATACTCGGTGTACAGCACCGTGCCCAGCGCCTTCGTATGGGTAGCGGCCTTGATCGCCTCGATCGTGAACGGCCCCGCAGGGCCCTGCGTCAACGAACCCAGGACATACATGATCAGCACCAGGATAAACACCCCCATCGAGATGCCGAGCGGCCAGGCGCCGACAAACTTCTCGCCCTCGAGCTCTTCCTTGAGATTGAGCATCATGATGACGAAGAGGAAGAGCACCAGGATCGCCCCCGCGTAGAGGATGATCTGGACCGCCGCCAGGAACTCGGCGTTCAGGAAGAGGTAGAGCGCGGCGATATGGAAGAAGAGCCCCAGCATCATCAGGACGCTGTGCACGGGGTTTCTTCTGGTTATCACGAGCAGCGACAGGACGACCGTAGCGACCGCGAAATAACCGAAAAAGAGCTTAGGCAGCATTGCTCATCCCCCCTTGCGTCGTTTCATTGCCTTCCGGCCCGCCGGGACCGCCCGGCTCGGCATTCTTCGGTGAAGCCTCCCGGGGAGCGCTCCCGGCTCTCCTGAGCACCGGCTGATCCTCGTGGGACTGGAAGTCCTCGGACAGGGGGCGCCAGAAGTGCCTGAAGTACTCCTTACCCTTGTCGCCTGCCATGAACTTATCCCAGTTGGCGAGCAGTTTTTCCTTTGTCATATAGAGCGCTTCACGGGTGGTATCGCAGTATTCATAATGCGGGGTCATCACCACGGCCCCGAAGGGGCAGGCCTCGACGCAGAACCCGCAGTAGACGCACCGGAGCACCTCGATCTCATAGCGGTCGACGATCTTCGAGTGGTCCGAGCCCTCGCTGGTGTAAATCGAGATGCATTTCGAGGGACAGACGGCTGCACACAGGCCGCAGCCGACGCATTTCGCCTCGCCCGCATCGGTCCGCACGAGGGCGTGCAGCCCCCGGAATCCCGGGAAGGGCTCGCGCTTCTCCTCGGGGTACTGGCGGGTCACCGGCCGGGTCAGCATCATCTTGAAGGTGAGCGCCATACCCTTCAGTATCTCGAGCATGAAGACCTTTTTCGCTATATCCTTTAATCTCATTCTCCTCTTACCTCTCTGGGGGCGATAGAGTTTACTTACGCTTCAGCCTAACTGAAATAGTACACGAGCGACGTGACCACTATGTTTACCAGCGCCAGCGGAATCAGGACCTTCCAGCCCAGCGACATCAATTGATCGTAGCGGTAGCGGGGCACCGTCGCCCTTACCCAGTAGAACAGGAAGATATGGAGATAGACCTTGCCGAGGAACCAGACGATGCCCGGCACCGCTGCGAGCGCGGGGACGGCGTTCGTGAGCACCGGCGGGAGGGTCCAGCCGCCCCAGAAGCAGACCACGGCGATGCTCGACATCACGATCATGCCGATATACTCCGCCGCATAGTAGAGCGCGAACCGCATGCCGCTGTACTCGGTAAAGTAGCCCGCCACCAGCTCGCTCTCCGCTTCGGGCAGATCGAAGGGGGTCCGGTTCGTCTCGGCGAACATCGAGACGAGGAAGACGAAGTAGCCGAGGATCTGCGGGAAGAGATACATGCCGAACCAGTACTGCTGCTGCGCCTTGACGATATCGGTGAGGTTCAGGGAGCCGGAGAGTATCATGACGCCGACGAGGCTCAGCCCCATGGAGACTTCATAGCTGATGACCTGGGCCGATGACCTGAGGCCGCCCAGGAAGGAGTACTTGGAGTTGGACGCCCACCCCGCCATGACCACGCCGTACGCGGCGAGCGACGACATCGCGAAGAGATAGAGCAGCCCCACATTGATGTTGGCGATGACGAAGCCGTCGAAGAAGGGGATCACCGCGGTCGAGCTGAGCGCGGCGAAGATGATGATGACCGGAGCGAACCAGAAGACCGGCTTGTCCGCGTTCGCCGGGATGATATCCTCTTTGAAGAAGAGCTTGACCATATCCGCGACCGGCTGGAGGATGCCGTGGGGACCGACCCGCATAGGGCCGAGCCGCACCTGCATGTGGCCGATGACCTTGCGCTCGAAATAGGTTGCATACATAACGTGGAAAAAGACCGCGGCAACGACGACCATCATCTTGACTACCATAAGTACCATAGTGATGATGAAGTCGTAGCCTCCCCCGGCGATACCGGCTGATGCGAATGTCTCGACTATGTTCACGCTGCCACCTCCGCGGTCATCCGTTCACTCTTCTTGACGGCAGCTTCGACGCCGTCCAGCGCCGGAGCCTTGAGCGCCGTGTTCATGCGCCACGGCAGAATCCTGAAGAGCCCGCTCCCTTCGAAATTGTTCGGCGCCATCACCAGAGTCTCCGGCACATCGATAAAGGCCATCACCGGCAGGTCGAGCGTCCCTATCTCGGTCGCGATGGTCACGTAGTCGCCGTCGGCGACTCCGAGCTTCTGCGCCAGCTTCGTCCCTATCTTCACGTACGGTTTCGAAGATATGCTGTTCAGCGCCGCCGAATGCCTGCTCTGGCTCGCCGAATGGAAGAGGGGCTTGTCGAGGGCGAGATACACCTTGTTCGCCTCCGGCTTTTTCAGCAGCGTCTTGCCCTCGGGAAGCGCGATCCCCTGAATGCCCACATCGTGCCTGAGCGGCTCGCCCTTGTAGGGCCACATGCCGGCGCCCTGGTCCATGTCTTCGTAGGTGACGCCCTTGTGGAGCGGGGATATCTTCGCGATCTCTCCCAGTATATCCGATGCGCCTTTATAGCTCATGTCGACGCCGAGGAGCCTGCTTATCTCGGCGAGGATCCTCCAGTCCTCCATGGCGACGCTGTCCTGGGGTCCGTCGACCGCTTTATTGAGGTGCTGCATTCTCCGCTCGAGATTGGTATAGGAGCCTTCCTTTTCAGCCCAGGAGAGCGCCGGGAGAACGACATGCGCGAGCTGGGCGGTTTCGGAGAGGAAGATGTCCTGCACCACGAGAAGCTCCAGCCCGGAGAGCGCCTCCCTCACTACCTTCTGTCCCGGGACCGTGAAGGCGATATTCTCGCCCATTACATAGAGCGCTTTCACGTTCTTCGCCTGCGCCGCCTCGATCATCTCCATGAGGCTCAGGCCGGGAGCGGCCGGGACCGTGACGTTGAAGAACTCCTCGTACCGCTTCCTGAAGCTCTCGACCGCGAGCGGTCTTCCGCCGGGGAGCATGTCGGGCAGGCAGCCCATATCGACGAGCCCCTGCTCGTTCGGCAGCTCTGCGGAGAGATAGATGCGGCCGTTGAGGAGATGCACCAGGGCAGCGAGGAGGAGGAGGTTGGTATGCCCCTCCTTCCGCTGAATGATGTCCCTTCCTATGATTATTGCCGGGTTGGCGACGCCTGCAAGGCGCTCGACCGCAGCCGCGAGCGCCTCGACCGGAACGCCGCAGGTCTCTGAGGCCTCGCCGAGCGTTACAGGCTGGAGTTTCTTGATCATCTCCTCGAAGGCGGACCGCTCGCCGGAAAGCTGCTTCTTCTTCAGGAGCTCGGTCACCAGCGCCGCCAGCAGCGCCGTCTCGGTGTAGGGAGCGGGCACGAGGCTGTCGGTGCTGAACCGCTTCAGTCCCGCGGCAAACCCGACGGTGATGACCGGGACCTCTTTCTGCGCCGCCGCCCGTATCTGGAGGCCCAGAACCGGGTTGACGGCCGCAGGGTCGCCGCCGACCACGAAGACGCCGTCGGCATGCGTGATACCGCTGAGGGGGTTTGCGGTAACGCCCTGCCCGAATATCTGCTCGAAGAACTTCTGGGCAGGGGCAAAGGCGAAGCCCGCTGCAGAGTCGATATTATTGCTGCCGAGAGCGACGCGCATGAACTTCTGGAATACGTAGTTGTCCTCGTTCGTACACCGCGCCGAGGCGACGCCGGCGATCGCCCCGCCGCCGTGCTTTTCCTTTATATCCTTCAGCCGCTGGCTGATCACGGTGAAGGCCTCGCTCCAGGTCGCCTCCCGCAGCTCGCCCTCCTTGCGGATGAGCGGCGCCTTGAGCCTGCGGGGGCTGGCAATGTAGTCATAGCCGAAACGGCCCCTGTTGCAGAGGAGCCCTCTGTTGACCCCTTTTTCAACCTCGGGGACGACCCGTACGAGGGCATTCCCCCTCACCTGGGCGGTGACCGAACAGCCGACGCCGCAGAAGGAGCAGACGGTGTCCACATTCTTTTCTATGAACCACTGGCGGTAGGTATGCTTGTGCAGCCGCGACATGATGGCGCCCACAGGGCAGACGGTGAGGCAGTTCCCGCAGTACTCGCAGTTGTAGCGGCCGCCGGAGAAGGGCTCGACGAAGGTCTTGCTCGTCCTGTTCACCATGGCGATCGCAGAAGCGCCCTGCACCTGGCTGCACATCCGGACGCAGCGCGTACAGGAGATGCAGCGCTCCATGTTGCGCACGATGATCGGGTCGTCATAGCTCTCGGGATGGCGGCGCTTGCCTTCATCGAAACGGCCCGCCGTGGGGCCGTACTTCATTACCAGGTCCTGCAGGTCGCACTCGCCCGCCTTATCGCAGTAGGGACAATCGAGGGCGTGGTTGATGAGAAGGAACTCGAGCATCCCTTTCCGCGCCTCGACGACCTTTTCGGTCTCGGTGCGGACGACCATGCCGTCGGTGATGTTCAGGGTGCAGGCGGTCTGGAGCCGCGGCATCTTCTCGATCTCGACGAGGCAGAGCCTGCAGCCGCCGTAGGGATTGAGCATCTCGTGGTGGCAGAGGGTGGGGATCTTTATCCCTGCTATCTTTGCCGCCTCGAGGATCGTGACCGGCTTCTCGAGCTTGATCTGCTTATCGTTTATGGTTACCGTTATCATTACGCGACACCCGCCGTTCTCTTGGTAGTGGTAATTTTTGATTCGAACTCTCCCCTGAAATGCTTGATGAAGCTCTGGACCACGCCGGCAGCGCCGTCGCCGAGGGGGCAGAAGGTCCTGCCGAAGATGTTTTTCGCAATCTCGAGGAGGAGCTCGATGTCGCCCTCCCTCCCCGCGCCGCGGTCGATCCTGCCGAGAATGCTCCGCAGCCACCCCACGCCCTCCCTGCAGGGAGTGCATTTGCCGCAGGACTCGTGCTCGAAGAACTTTATAGCCCGGTAGCAGACCTTGACGAGGTCGACGGTCTCGTCGAAGACCATCACGGCGCCCGAGCCGAGCATGCTGCCGTGCTTGAGCATGGCCGAGAAGTCCATCGGGCAGTCGATCTGGTCGGCGGGAAGAATGGGGGTGGAGATGCCGCCCGGGATCACCGCTTTGAGCTTCTTGCCGCCGCGGATGCCGCCGCAGTGGGTATAGATGATGTCCCTGAGCGTCGTTCCCATGGGGAGCTCATAGACTCCCGGCTTGTTCACATGACCGCTGACCGAATAAAGCTTGGGACCGGGGCAATCGACGCTTCCGATCTGGGCGTAGGCATCGGCGCCGATCTCGATGATGAGCGGGAGGTTCGCCAGGGTCTCGACATTGTTGACCACAGTAGGCTTCGCCAGGAAGCCCTCGTTCACCGGGAAGGGAGGCTTGATGCGGGGCTGGCCCCGCTTGCCCTCGAGCGACTCGATCAGCGCGGTCTCCTCGCCGCAGATGTACGCGCCGGCGCCCTGGTGCACGGCGAGGTGGAAGCGCGTCCCCGTGCCGAGGATGTCGTCACCGAGATACCCTTTATCGTACGCCTGCCGTATTGCCCCGTCGAGTATGTCCTTCGCCCCGGGATACTCGCCGCGGAGATAGATATAGCCGTACTCAGCGTCGAGCGCGTGGCCCGAGATGACCATCCCTTCGATGAGCAGGTGCGGGTTCTTCTCGAGGATCGGCCTGTCCTTGAAGGTGCCCGGCTCTCCCTCGTCGGCATTGCAGACGACGTATTTCGGTTTCTTGGGATCGGCTGCGGCGAACGACCACTTCATTCCGGTCGGGAACCCTGCGCCGCCCCTCCCCCTGAGCCCCGCCTTCTTCACCGAATCGATGATTGCAGCGGGCTCCATGGCGAGGGCCTTGGCGAGGGCCTTGTAGCCGCCTGCCTTTGCATATTCATTGAGGTCCGCC containing:
- a CDS encoding EAL domain-containing protein, which encodes MGPAAGLSARDEYMRDEQVAQLYRLAPVGLVATVINGSIVALILWGVVPAARILLWLGALLAVTLARFVLLRKSRRHAVTPDRAPQWGRSFVIGIGLSGTVWGAAGILLFNEGSTAHQVFLAFVLGGMVAGAAAAYSAVNAAFLAYSIPALAPLTARFILIGDEFHLAMAAMVLLYGVLIFMTARQNHTIYAESLALRFENRDLVAYLSEAKAHTDAMNTALHAEVLERKKAEEELRRHRDGLEHMVQERTADLKLANKRLQTEIAERSRVEEALRESEARYRQLIDTANEGVWIVDAQGLTTYVNRHMTEMLGYAAEEMLGRPLFDFMDEEVRQEAELNLARRRDGIAEQHDFRFRRKDGSALWAIVSTNSLFDKEGAYAGALGMITDITERKQAEETIRYQAYHDLLTGVANRTLFMDRLSLEIAQARRHRAKLAVLFLDLDRFKNINDSLGHAAGDRLLREVASRLRNCLRASDTIARIGGDEFAIVLPDIADTDSAARIAQELRMILDQSYHFDGHEFHITASIGISMYPDDSEYPEMLLKNADVAMYHVKEQGRNNYRFYSPAMNLRTLELMILEQSLRQTLKKGQLELHYQPQIDLKRPGITCVEALVRWRHPELGMLQPFQFLPLAEETGLVVSIDEWVLRTACAQNKQWQDAGYRELCVTVNLSARQFQQADLVEVVSRTLEETGLRPECLEIEVTESIAMQHIDITIPHLANLSSRGIGLSIDDFGTGYSSLSYLKRLPIRRIKIDKSFISGLSDDPDDQAIVTAVIAMAHTMKLQVVAEGVETDDQLSFLKASRCDAVQGYLFSRPVPADEIGALIALHR
- a CDS encoding NADH-quinone oxidoreductase subunit N produces the protein MTIPFPDLTPVLPEIIMTVAALLLLLFDLVFREKGVLAFLGVAAAAATLYFIPQSYGETFGGMFISDSYSSYFKVIFLINLVLTIFISLKYLQRERVEHGEYYSLLLFATAGMMLMASAKDFIILYLGLELMALSTYILAGIKRNDPKSNEAAIKYFLLGAFSSAMLLYGISLLYGQTTTTDLYRIAAQLQGGEATPLLLFSMILVAVAFSFKIAAVPFHMWAPDVYEGAPTSVTAFMSVGPKAAGFAVIGRVFFVAFQHLQADWTAILIGIAIATMAVGNIVALVQTNIKRMLAYSSIAHAGYMLLGIIAGEEGRQAMMNYMMIYAFMNIGAFAIVILLDRGDEIKDYEGLSKSHPLVAALMLVFMFSLTGIPPTAGFIGKFNIFMALIGAGYVWLAVVAVIFSAISAYYYLRIVRNMYMKDVVGEMTISPSPMLGLAILITVIMVFAIGIMPSIVIAS
- a CDS encoding NADH-quinone oxidoreductase subunit M; translation: MSYPILSTLIFLPLAGALLIFLLKRTSETAIKWTALFLSIATFALSLPLFSGFDKTTAQMQFVERHEWIPAWGVSYALGIDGISVLFVLLSALLTILCVTVSWNSIKDRAKEFYAALLLIEGAMIGVFCSLDLFLFYIFWEAMLIPMFLLIGVWGGPNRVYAAIKFFLYTLVGSVLMLVGIIVLYLQTGNSFDILKMMTTTYPFNLQVILFWAFFAAFAVKVPMFPVHTWLPDAHTEAPTAGSVILAGILIKMGAYGFLRFSMPILPEATKAMSPVMMILSVIAIIYGAIICLGQTDLKRLIAYSSVSHMGFVTLGLFALNTQGLQGGILQMINHGIVTGGLFLCVGMIYDRTHTRKIADYGGVATALPVYAAFFMVFTLSSIGLPGTNGFVGEILILLGGFTASKAMGALAATGIIIGAGYMLWLYQRVFFMEVSPTVREHKDINFREIATLAPLIILVLWIGVYPNTFLSFMDASVQNLIQRISTAGQPAVAQHIIEVIK